In endosymbiont of unidentified scaly snail isolate Monju, the following are encoded in one genomic region:
- the hscA gene encoding Fe-S protein assembly chaperone HscA → MAFLQIAEPGQSAAPHEHRLAAGIDLGTTNSLVAAVRSGVAETLPDEQGRHLLPSVVRYTPQGVVVGEVARAAATEDPHNTIASVKRLIGRGVEDVKTLADRLPYEFVDTDSAVPRIRTVAGDVSPVEVSAEILNVLAKRAEATLGGPLTGVVITVPAYFDDAQRQATKDAAKLAGLHVFRLLNEPTAAAVAYGLDRGAEGVHAIYDLGGGTFDISILRLNKGVFEVLATGGDSALGGDDFDRAIAEWVLEQAGIGREASPGLLRELMDKARAAKEALSEQESAEIEVTLPDGGRWAGQLDRDTFNQLVDPLIRKTITACRRALRDAGVRPEDIEDVVMVGGSTRALRVREKVGEFFGAEPLVDIDPDKVVAIGAALQADVLAGNKPEDEMLLLDVIPLSLGIETMGGLVEKIIPRNTTIPVARAQEFTTFKDGQTAMAIHVVQGERELVADNRSLARFELRGIPPMVAGAARIRVTFSVDADGLLHVEAEELSQGVKASVEVKPSYGLTDEEIAGMLKESIEHAGEDMVARALTEQRVEAARVIEALQAALAADGDELLDDEERQRIEQALASLQGTVETAAEADAIKRAIEELEKVCEFYVERRMNSNIRKAMAGHKVDEFE, encoded by the coding sequence ATGGCATTTCTGCAAATCGCCGAACCCGGCCAGTCGGCCGCCCCGCACGAACACAGGCTGGCGGCGGGTATCGACCTGGGCACTACCAACTCGCTGGTCGCCGCGGTGCGCAGCGGCGTGGCCGAGACCCTGCCCGACGAGCAGGGACGTCACCTGTTGCCCTCGGTGGTGCGCTACACCCCGCAAGGGGTGGTCGTCGGCGAGGTGGCGCGTGCCGCGGCGACCGAGGATCCGCACAACACCATTGCCTCGGTAAAGCGCCTGATCGGTCGCGGTGTAGAGGACGTCAAGACCCTGGCCGACCGCTTGCCCTACGAGTTCGTCGACACTGACAGCGCGGTGCCGCGCATCCGCACCGTGGCGGGCGACGTGAGCCCCGTCGAGGTCTCGGCTGAGATCCTCAATGTGCTGGCAAAGCGCGCCGAGGCCACCCTGGGCGGCCCGTTGACCGGGGTGGTGATCACGGTTCCGGCCTATTTCGACGACGCCCAGCGCCAGGCCACCAAGGATGCGGCGAAGCTGGCCGGATTGCATGTCTTCCGGCTGCTCAACGAGCCGACCGCCGCGGCCGTGGCCTACGGCCTGGACCGTGGCGCCGAAGGGGTGCACGCCATCTACGACCTGGGCGGTGGCACCTTCGATATCTCCATCCTGCGGCTCAACAAGGGGGTGTTCGAGGTGCTGGCCACCGGCGGCGACTCTGCCCTGGGCGGCGACGACTTCGACCGCGCCATCGCCGAGTGGGTGCTCGAACAGGCCGGCATCGGGCGCGAGGCTTCACCTGGCCTGCTGCGCGAATTGATGGACAAGGCGCGCGCGGCCAAGGAGGCGCTGTCCGAACAGGAGTCGGCCGAAATCGAGGTGACTCTGCCCGACGGTGGCCGCTGGGCAGGCCAGCTCGACCGCGACACCTTCAACCAGTTGGTCGATCCGCTGATCCGCAAGACCATCACCGCCTGCCGCCGCGCCTTGCGCGACGCCGGGGTGCGTCCCGAGGACATCGAAGACGTCGTCATGGTTGGCGGCTCTACCCGCGCGTTGCGCGTGCGGGAGAAGGTGGGTGAGTTCTTCGGTGCCGAGCCGCTGGTGGACATCGACCCCGACAAGGTGGTGGCCATTGGCGCGGCCCTGCAGGCTGACGTGCTGGCGGGCAACAAGCCCGAGGACGAGATGCTGCTGCTGGATGTGATCCCGCTGTCGCTGGGTATCGAGACCATGGGCGGCCTGGTGGAGAAGATCATCCCGCGCAACACCACCATCCCGGTGGCGCGCGCCCAGGAATTCACCACCTTCAAGGATGGCCAGACCGCGATGGCCATCCATGTGGTGCAGGGCGAGCGTGAGCTGGTTGCCGACAACCGTTCCCTGGCGCGCTTCGAGTTGCGCGGCATTCCGCCCATGGTGGCCGGCGCGGCGCGTATCCGCGTTACCTTCTCGGTAGATGCCGACGGTCTGCTGCACGTCGAGGCGGAGGAACTCAGCCAGGGCGTGAAGGCCAGTGTCGAGGTCAAGCCCTCCTATGGTCTGACCGACGAGGAGATCGCCGGCATGCTCAAGGAGTCCATCGAACACGCCGGCGAGGACATGGTTGCCCGCGCGCTGACCGAGCAACGGGTCGAGGCCGCGCGCGTGATCGAGGCCCTGCAGGCCGCGCTGGCTGCCGACGGCGATGAACTGCTCGACGACGAGGAGCGCCAAAGGATAGAGCAGGCCCTGGCGTCGCTGCAGGGTACCGTGGAGACGGCCGCAGAGGCCGATGCGATCAAACGGGCCATTGAGGAGCTGGAGAAGGTCTGCGAGTTCTACGTCGAGAGACGGATGAACAGCAATATCCGCAAGGCCATGGCCGGCCACAAGGTCGACGAATTCGAATGA
- the fdx gene encoding ISC system 2Fe-2S type ferredoxin: MPKIIFLPHEEICPEGAVIEAEPGTTICEAALANDIDIEHACEMSCACTTCHVIVREGYDSLNEPSEEEEDLLDKAWGLEPESRLSCQAVVDDEDLVVEIPKYTINYAKEN, translated from the coding sequence ATGCCGAAGATCATTTTTCTACCGCACGAGGAAATCTGCCCAGAGGGTGCAGTCATCGAGGCTGAGCCGGGCACCACCATCTGTGAGGCGGCGCTGGCCAACGACATCGATATCGAGCACGCCTGCGAGATGTCCTGTGCCTGCACCACCTGCCACGTCATCGTGCGCGAGGGTTACGATTCGCTCAACGAACCGAGCGAGGAGGAGGAAGACCTGCTGGACAAGGCCTGGGGGCTGGAGCCCGAATCGCGCCTGTCCTGCCAGGCGGTGGTGGACGACGAGGATCTGGTCGTCGAGATTCCCAAGTACACCATCAACTACGCCAAGGAAAACTGA
- the iscX gene encoding Fe-S cluster assembly protein IscX, translating to MGLKWTDTLDIVIELDEAHPDVDPMKVNFVDLMQWVLELPDFEDTEERCGEKILEAIQMAWIEERED from the coding sequence ATGGGCCTGAAGTGGACCGATACCTTGGACATTGTCATTGAGCTGGACGAGGCGCACCCCGATGTGGATCCCATGAAGGTCAACTTCGTCGACCTGATGCAGTGGGTGCTCGAGCTGCCCGACTTCGAGGACACCGAGGAGCGCTGCGGCGAGAAGATCCTGGAGGCCATCCAGATGGCCTGGATCGAAGAGCGGGAAGACTGA
- a CDS encoding RelA/SpoT family protein produces MVSLNTQLPLEGVPGDDDIARWTDGLAERRSRDEVARLREAVEAARWVHVGQQFVDGTDMLLGLLHTADILDRLKLDTDTLIAGLLSEWPGEPGYDPAQVRERFGEPVQRMVEQVGRIRELSATSAHHDPDNVEKLRRLLLDLAGDVRSLLVLLAKRLRLMRGLKRLDPELQRLIALETRRVHAPLANRLGVWQIKWELEDLCLRYLEPAEYKDLAARLEGKRSEREVFIRDVVERIERLCREQGIDAEVMGRPKHIYSIWNKMRQKHLNFEQVMDVRAVRVLVETVSQCYEVLGMVHGEWRPIPGEFDDYIAHPKPNGYQSLHTAVVGDDGRPLEVQVRTRQMHELAERGVAAHWRYKENDRADAELERRIAWMRAWLEQQDGNAAAGLPTDEEYEARRIYVLTPNGKVIELPRGATPVDFAYAIHTDVGHRCRGAKVNGRMVPLNRPLESGDRVEILTAREGGPSRDWLDPRGGHVVTTRARSRIRQWFKQQDHEQHLSMGRQALEREFQRLGLPRPDLEKLARTSCWPQWGGEICRPSRRPTARSRNGRRMPTRRPRRRSSSGCARAGPLRERPRAPWWYRAWAIS; encoded by the coding sequence TTGGTCTCCCTGAACACCCAACTCCCCCTCGAGGGGGTTCCGGGCGACGACGACATCGCGCGCTGGACGGACGGACTGGCCGAACGCCGTTCGCGAGACGAGGTCGCCCGCCTGCGCGAGGCCGTCGAGGCGGCACGCTGGGTGCACGTCGGCCAGCAATTCGTCGATGGCACCGACATGTTGCTCGGCCTGCTGCACACCGCGGATATCCTCGATCGGCTCAAGCTCGATACGGACACCCTGATCGCCGGCCTCCTCTCCGAGTGGCCGGGCGAGCCCGGTTACGACCCGGCGCAGGTGCGCGAGCGTTTCGGTGAGCCGGTGCAGCGCATGGTCGAGCAGGTTGGTCGCATCCGCGAACTGTCCGCTACCAGTGCCCATCACGATCCCGACAATGTCGAGAAGCTGCGTCGCCTGCTGCTCGATCTGGCCGGCGACGTGCGCTCCCTGCTGGTGTTGCTGGCCAAGCGCCTGCGCCTGATGCGCGGGCTCAAGCGACTCGATCCCGAGCTGCAACGCCTGATCGCCCTGGAGACTCGGCGGGTGCACGCGCCGCTGGCCAATCGTCTGGGCGTGTGGCAGATCAAGTGGGAGCTCGAGGATCTCTGCCTGCGTTACCTGGAACCTGCCGAATACAAGGACCTGGCGGCGCGGCTGGAGGGCAAGCGCAGCGAGCGCGAGGTCTTCATCCGTGACGTGGTCGAGCGCATCGAGCGCCTGTGCCGCGAGCAGGGCATCGATGCCGAGGTGATGGGCCGGCCCAAGCACATCTACAGCATCTGGAACAAGATGCGCCAGAAGCACCTCAATTTCGAGCAGGTGATGGACGTGCGCGCGGTGCGTGTGCTGGTCGAGACAGTGTCCCAGTGCTACGAGGTGCTGGGTATGGTGCATGGCGAATGGCGGCCCATTCCTGGTGAGTTCGACGACTACATCGCTCACCCCAAGCCCAACGGTTATCAGTCCTTGCATACTGCGGTGGTGGGCGACGACGGTCGCCCGCTGGAAGTGCAGGTGCGTACCCGGCAGATGCACGAGCTGGCCGAGCGTGGTGTGGCTGCGCACTGGCGCTACAAGGAGAACGATCGTGCGGATGCCGAGCTGGAGCGGCGTATCGCCTGGATGCGCGCCTGGCTGGAGCAGCAGGACGGCAATGCGGCCGCCGGCCTGCCGACGGACGAGGAATACGAGGCACGGCGCATCTATGTGCTCACCCCCAACGGCAAGGTCATCGAGCTGCCGCGCGGTGCCACCCCGGTGGACTTCGCCTATGCCATCCATACCGATGTTGGTCACCGCTGCCGCGGCGCCAAGGTCAATGGTCGCATGGTGCCGCTCAACCGACCGCTGGAGAGCGGTGACCGGGTGGAGATCCTCACCGCGCGCGAGGGCGGGCCGAGCCGCGACTGGCTGGACCCGCGCGGCGGGCACGTGGTCACCACACGGGCGCGGTCGCGCATCCGCCAGTGGTTCAAGCAGCAGGACCACGAGCAGCACCTGAGCATGGGCCGGCAGGCGCTGGAGCGCGAGTTCCAGCGTCTGGGGCTGCCCCGCCCCGACCTGGAGAAGCTGGCGCGGACGAGTTGCTGGCCGCAGTGGGGCGGGGAAATTTGTCGGCCATCCAGGCGGCCAACAGCCAGGTCGCGGAACGGCCGAAGGATGCCGACGCGGCGGCCGAGGAGGCGATCATCGAGCGGGTGCGCGCGCGCCGGCCCTCTGCGGGAACGGCCACGGGCACCGTGGTGGTACAGGGCGTGGGCGATCTCATGA
- a CDS encoding ACT domain-containing protein, producing the protein MTHMAGCCKPVPPDPIVGYVTRGRGISIHRQDCRVVQKMDEENRRRLLPAVWSEGQQGSQFVADIHLYAGDRKGLLRDITSVFANADIRVLGVNSQSDRREETASMRITVEVDDMAQLARVMGQLAQIPDVIEVRRQI; encoded by the coding sequence ATGACCCATATGGCGGGCTGTTGCAAGCCGGTGCCTCCGGATCCGATCGTCGGCTACGTCACGCGCGGGCGCGGTATCAGCATCCACCGCCAGGACTGCCGGGTGGTACAGAAGATGGACGAGGAGAATCGCCGGCGGTTGCTGCCTGCGGTCTGGTCCGAGGGACAGCAGGGCTCGCAATTCGTCGCCGATATCCATCTCTATGCCGGCGACCGCAAGGGGCTTTTGCGTGACATCACCTCGGTGTTCGCCAATGCCGACATCCGGGTGCTGGGGGTCAACAGCCAGTCCGACCGCCGCGAGGAGACGGCCAGCATGCGCATCACCGTAGAGGTAGACGACATGGCCCAGCTCGCCCGGGTGATGGGTCAGTTGGCGCAGATCCCCGATGTGATCGAGGTGCGCCGCCAGATCTGA
- the ndk gene encoding nucleoside-diphosphate kinase, whose amino-acid sequence MAIERTLSIIKPDAVAKNVIGDIYNRFERAGLRIVAAKMMHLTEEQAGAFYAVHKERPFFKDLVAFMTSGPVMVQVLEGENAIAKNRELMGATNPQEAAPGTIRADHAQTVDENAVHGSDAPETAAVEIDFFFPEGVCERTR is encoded by the coding sequence ATGGCAATCGAACGCACCCTGTCGATCATCAAACCCGACGCCGTGGCCAAGAACGTGATCGGGGACATCTACAACCGCTTCGAGCGCGCGGGCCTGCGCATCGTTGCCGCAAAGATGATGCACCTTACCGAGGAGCAGGCCGGTGCCTTCTATGCGGTGCACAAGGAGCGTCCCTTCTTCAAGGATCTGGTGGCCTTCATGACCTCCGGGCCAGTGATGGTCCAGGTGCTCGAAGGCGAGAACGCCATCGCGAAGAACCGCGAGCTGATGGGGGCGACCAACCCGCAGGAAGCGGCTCCCGGCACCATCCGTGCCGATCATGCCCAGACGGTGGACGAGAATGCGGTGCATGGCTCGGATGCGCCGGAGACCGCCGCGGTCGAGATCGACTTCTTCTTCCCCGAAGGGGTGTGCGAGCGCACGCGCTGA
- the rlmN gene encoding 23S rRNA (adenine(2503)-C(2))-methyltransferase RlmN yields the protein MGEAERTNLLDLDRPGMEALIVDMGFKPFHGRNLLKWIHKHGVTDFAQMTDLPKVLRERLAAETRIGLPEIVFEQPSLDGTTKWVLELDDGQRIETVYIPDGDRSTICVSSQVGCALDCSFCSTARQGFNRNLTTAEIIGQVWAATRELGRPPSNVVLMGMGEPLANFDNVVRAMQLMTEDLAYMIARTRVTLSTSGIVPALRRLREASNVSLAVSLHAPDNALRDELVPINRKYPLEELIPACRDYIAGEKRRKITWEYVMLDGVNDSIAHAKALIRLLQGIPSKVNLIPFNPFPGTDYRTSPLERIDAFRQRLIRAGIITITRKTRGDDIDAACGQLVGRVRDRSRRQLREGGTVAGGRA from the coding sequence ATGGGTGAGGCCGAACGCACCAATCTTCTGGATCTTGACCGCCCGGGCATGGAGGCCCTGATTGTGGACATGGGTTTCAAACCCTTCCACGGCCGCAACCTGTTGAAATGGATACACAAGCACGGGGTTACCGATTTCGCGCAGATGACCGACCTGCCCAAGGTGTTGCGCGAGCGGCTAGCCGCAGAGACCCGGATCGGCCTGCCCGAGATCGTCTTCGAGCAACCCTCGCTGGACGGCACCACCAAGTGGGTGCTGGAGTTGGATGACGGCCAGCGTATCGAGACGGTCTACATCCCGGACGGTGACCGCAGCACCATCTGCGTGTCCTCGCAGGTGGGCTGTGCGCTCGACTGCTCCTTCTGTTCCACCGCCCGCCAGGGCTTCAACCGCAACCTCACCACCGCCGAGATCATCGGCCAGGTGTGGGCGGCAACTCGCGAGTTGGGACGGCCACCGAGCAACGTGGTGTTGATGGGCATGGGCGAGCCGCTGGCCAATTTCGACAACGTGGTGCGGGCCATGCAGCTCATGACCGAGGATCTGGCCTACATGATCGCCAGGACACGGGTGACGCTGAGCACCTCCGGTATCGTGCCGGCATTGCGCCGGCTGCGCGAGGCGAGCAACGTCAGCCTGGCGGTCTCGCTGCACGCGCCCGACAATGCACTGCGTGACGAGCTGGTGCCAATCAACCGCAAGTATCCCCTGGAAGAACTGATCCCTGCCTGTCGTGACTACATCGCCGGCGAGAAGCGGCGCAAGATCACCTGGGAATATGTCATGCTCGACGGGGTCAACGACAGCATTGCCCACGCAAAGGCGTTGATCCGCCTGTTGCAGGGCATTCCGTCCAAGGTCAACCTGATCCCGTTCAATCCCTTTCCCGGTACCGATTACCGCACTTCGCCGCTGGAGCGTATCGATGCCTTCCGCCAGCGCTTGATCCGTGCCGGCATCATCACCATCACCCGCAAGACCCGGGGCGACGACATCGACGCTGCCTGCGGGCAACTGGTAGGAAGGGTGCGTGACCGCAGTCGCCGGCAGTTGCGCGAGGGTGGTACTGTGGCGGGAGGGCGCGCATGA
- the pilW gene encoding type IV pilus biogenesis/stability protein PilW: MRRVAAIRGAAALTLLFLLAGCQTQGMRPDGGSGGDNTGDLGTPLMRPSPADVYVELGGAYLAEGKISEALKNARKAVLADPRHAGAYTLLGVVHQRLGQMEPAGKAFKKAVTLAPHDPFALNALGSWLCAQKRYDEADPYFRRALKNPLYPTPWVASYNAGSCAEKRGDVVQAEKDYRASLSANPRFAPALLRMAFITFEQERFLSSRAYLQRYAAVAPHTADSLWLGVRTEKRLGDKEQMASYAMKLRARFPDSEQARFLETLQ; the protein is encoded by the coding sequence ATGAGGCGGGTTGCGGCGATTCGCGGTGCGGCGGCGCTGACCCTGCTGTTCCTGTTGGCGGGATGCCAGACCCAGGGGATGCGTCCCGATGGTGGTTCCGGCGGAGACAACACGGGTGACCTGGGGACCCCGCTCATGCGTCCGAGCCCGGCTGATGTCTACGTGGAGCTGGGCGGCGCCTACTTGGCCGAAGGCAAGATCAGCGAGGCCCTCAAGAATGCTCGCAAGGCGGTGCTGGCCGACCCCAGGCATGCCGGCGCCTACACCCTGCTGGGGGTGGTGCATCAGCGTCTGGGCCAGATGGAACCGGCAGGCAAGGCCTTCAAAAAGGCCGTGACACTGGCACCCCACGATCCCTTTGCACTGAACGCCCTGGGTTCGTGGCTATGCGCACAGAAACGCTACGACGAGGCCGATCCCTATTTTCGACGGGCGCTGAAGAATCCGCTCTACCCTACGCCCTGGGTTGCCTCGTACAACGCCGGATCCTGTGCCGAGAAAAGGGGTGACGTGGTGCAGGCCGAGAAGGACTATCGTGCTTCCCTGAGCGCCAATCCGCGTTTTGCGCCAGCGTTGTTGCGCATGGCGTTCATCACCTTCGAACAGGAACGATTCCTGTCCTCGCGCGCCTACCTGCAACGCTATGCTGCAGTGGCACCCCACACTGCCGATTCGCTGTGGCTCGGCGTGCGTACCGAGAAACGGCTCGGAGACAAGGAGCAGATGGCCAGCTATGCCATGAAGTTGCGGGCGCGTTTCCCCGATTCCGAGCAGGCCCGCTTCCTGGAGACGTTACAATGA
- a CDS encoding RodZ domain-containing protein, producing MAKQENKGEIQLAVPGLGERLRSARMACNLDMAKLAARIHLTSDLVDALERDDYSEMPARVFVRGYVRNYARAVNLPAESVLAQFDRQWPEEDYQVRLDESPRLAADPHPRRRWPGLVTWLVVLAVVGLTLMWWQGYLDRYLTQWQEGTATTQVTAPSEQPSGAIAGDPAGSADSLPLNGAPASDDTRSLALPLPPVKVSATEPAPPPALAATPVAKEAVPEPTGAPPQVVVRFLDDSWVDIRDSRREYKLIGIMKRGTERRFGGTPPYTVVLGNARAVELRVNGEPYDLARHTQRNVARFTFEP from the coding sequence ATGGCAAAGCAAGAGAACAAGGGGGAGATCCAGCTGGCGGTTCCAGGGCTGGGCGAGCGTCTCAGATCGGCCCGCATGGCCTGCAATCTCGACATGGCCAAGTTGGCGGCACGTATCCACCTCACCTCCGACCTGGTCGACGCCCTTGAGCGCGACGACTACTCGGAAATGCCGGCGCGCGTCTTCGTGCGCGGCTACGTTCGCAACTACGCCCGGGCGGTGAACCTGCCGGCCGAATCGGTGCTGGCTCAGTTCGATCGCCAGTGGCCGGAGGAGGATTACCAGGTCCGCCTCGACGAGAGCCCGAGACTGGCGGCTGATCCGCATCCCCGTCGGCGCTGGCCCGGGCTGGTCACCTGGCTGGTGGTGCTGGCGGTCGTGGGATTGACGCTGATGTGGTGGCAGGGCTACCTGGACCGTTACCTCACCCAGTGGCAGGAAGGGACCGCGACGACGCAGGTGACAGCGCCCTCCGAACAGCCGTCGGGCGCTATCGCGGGCGACCCGGCCGGATCAGCGGATTCCCTGCCACTGAATGGTGCGCCGGCGTCCGACGATACCCGTTCCCTGGCGTTGCCGCTGCCGCCAGTGAAGGTCTCGGCGACCGAGCCGGCACCTCCACCGGCGCTCGCCGCCACCCCGGTGGCAAAGGAAGCGGTCCCGGAGCCGACGGGCGCGCCGCCGCAGGTGGTGGTGCGTTTTCTCGATGACAGCTGGGTGGACATCCGTGACAGCCGCCGCGAGTACAAGCTCATCGGCATCATGAAGCGCGGCACCGAACGCCGTTTCGGTGGCACGCCACCCTATACCGTGGTGCTGGGCAACGCCCGCGCCGTGGAGCTGCGAGTGAACGGCGAGCCCTACGACCTGGCGCGACATACCCAGCGCAACGTGGCGCGTTTTACCTTCGAACCCTGA
- the hisS gene encoding histidine--tRNA ligase: MAKNIQAIRGMHDVLPSQTPHWQYLEACVRDVLGRYGYQEIRMPIVESTELFKRSIGEVTDIVEKEMYTFEDRNGDSLTLRPEGTAGCVRAALEHGLLHNQTQRLWYQGPMFRHERPQKGRYRQFHQIGVEAFGMAGPDIDAELILITARLWKELGIDGLELQLNSLGTAEERAAYRQELVAYFERHHDALDEDSRRRLHSNPLRILDTKNPDMAELVAGAPVLADHLGEDSRQHFGQLQALLTAAGVNFVLNPRLVRGLDYYSLTVFEWVTDRLGAQGTVCAGGRYDGLVAQLGGRSTPAVGFAMGVERLIALLEEDGRLPEAARADVYLVQMGEAARREALVLAERLRDALPQLRLLAHCGEGGFKAQFKRADRSGARIALVLGEGELARGEIGIKHLRDELPQEAVAVDRLAGRLAEIFDKS, from the coding sequence ATGGCGAAGAACATCCAGGCAATCCGGGGCATGCACGATGTGCTGCCCAGCCAGACGCCACACTGGCAGTATCTCGAAGCGTGTGTGCGTGACGTCCTGGGCCGTTACGGCTACCAGGAGATCCGCATGCCCATCGTGGAATCCACCGAGCTGTTCAAGCGTTCCATCGGCGAGGTCACCGACATCGTCGAGAAGGAGATGTACACCTTCGAGGATCGCAACGGCGACAGCCTGACCCTGCGCCCGGAGGGCACGGCCGGTTGCGTGCGCGCCGCGCTGGAACACGGCCTGCTGCACAACCAGACCCAACGGCTCTGGTATCAGGGGCCCATGTTCCGCCACGAGCGTCCGCAGAAGGGGCGTTATCGGCAGTTCCACCAGATCGGTGTGGAGGCCTTCGGCATGGCCGGCCCCGACATCGACGCCGAGCTGATCCTGATCACCGCGCGCCTGTGGAAGGAGCTGGGTATCGACGGCCTGGAGCTGCAACTCAACTCGCTGGGTACCGCCGAGGAGCGGGCTGCCTATCGCCAGGAGCTGGTAGCCTATTTCGAGCGCCACCACGACGCGCTCGACGAGGACAGCCGCCGGCGCCTGCACAGCAACCCCCTGCGTATCCTCGACACCAAGAACCCCGACATGGCGGAGCTGGTTGCCGGGGCGCCGGTGTTGGCCGATCATCTCGGTGAGGACTCGCGGCAGCATTTCGGGCAGCTGCAGGCGCTGCTGACGGCGGCTGGCGTGAACTTCGTGCTCAACCCCCGCCTGGTGCGCGGCCTGGATTACTATTCGCTGACCGTTTTCGAATGGGTGACCGACCGGCTCGGTGCCCAGGGCACGGTCTGCGCCGGCGGGCGTTACGACGGCCTGGTCGCTCAGCTCGGGGGGCGTTCCACGCCCGCAGTCGGTTTCGCCATGGGCGTGGAACGCCTGATCGCGCTGCTCGAGGAGGACGGGCGCCTGCCCGAGGCGGCGCGCGCCGATGTCTACCTGGTGCAGATGGGCGAGGCGGCACGGCGCGAGGCACTGGTACTCGCCGAGCGCTTGCGCGACGCCCTGCCACAGCTGCGCCTGCTGGCGCATTGCGGCGAGGGCGGCTTCAAGGCACAGTTCAAGCGGGCCGACCGCAGCGGCGCGCGCATCGCCCTGGTGCTTGGCGAGGGCGAACTGGCGCGCGGCGAGATCGGTATCAAGCACCTGCGCGACGAGCTGCCGCAGGAGGCGGTGGCCGTGGATCGCCTGGCCGGGCGCCTGGCCGAGATTTTCGACAAGTCATGA
- a CDS encoding YfgM family protein: MSAYLDEEEQVEALKNWWKENGRSVIAGAVLGLAAIFGWQGWQGWQRGQAEAASMLYEQMLGRLRAGDVDAAQSAGKRLLGEFTDSIYASFAAMKLARTAYEKGESDTAVENLQWVAAHAPDSVIGDLARVRLVRLLVDAGKQERAERVLSEIQKDFMPAVVAELRGDIARAKGDTAAAREAYEAAMRAGATNELVRMKHQALGKGGEAS, encoded by the coding sequence ATGAGTGCGTATCTGGACGAAGAAGAACAGGTCGAGGCTCTCAAGAACTGGTGGAAGGAGAACGGCCGCTCGGTCATCGCCGGGGCGGTGCTGGGTCTGGCGGCCATCTTCGGCTGGCAGGGCTGGCAGGGCTGGCAACGCGGGCAGGCCGAGGCGGCCTCGATGCTCTACGAGCAGATGCTCGGTCGTTTGCGGGCTGGTGACGTGGACGCGGCGCAGAGCGCCGGCAAGCGGCTGCTCGGTGAGTTCACCGATTCGATCTATGCCAGTTTCGCTGCGATGAAACTCGCCCGGACCGCCTACGAGAAAGGCGAGAGTGATACCGCGGTGGAGAATCTGCAATGGGTCGCCGCGCACGCCCCCGATTCGGTGATCGGCGATCTGGCCCGGGTTCGGCTGGTGCGACTGCTGGTCGATGCCGGCAAGCAGGAGCGCGCGGAGCGCGTGCTCTCCGAGATACAGAAGGACTTCATGCCGGCGGTCGTGGCCGAGCTGCGCGGTGACATTGCCCGGGCGAAGGGCGATACCGCCGCGGCGCGCGAGGCCTACGAGGCGGCCATGCGGGCCGGCGCTACCAACGAACTGGTACGCATGAAGCACCAGGCACTGGGCAAGGGAGGTGAGGCGTCGTGA